One Sagittula stellata E-37 genomic window carries:
- a CDS encoding class I adenylate-forming enzyme family protein, whose product MRASIFDEGAFAPCPAPFNLAAHVLASGASTPDKIALSVVRPTGAQRWSYGRLITAVRGTATGLLEAGLRPGDVLLMRLGNTVDFPIAYLGAIAAGVVPVPSSSQLTAPEVQKILDHLSPAAILRADGVPCPDTAVPVFGPEVYERWHDLPPADYAMGDPERLAYIVYTSGTSGTPRAVGHAHRAIWARQMMMDGWYGLGAEDRLLHAGAFNWTFTLGTGLMDPWTVGATALIPAAGTDAAQLPLLMKRNDVTIFAAAPGVYRQILKFPVAPMPRLRHGLAAGEKLSETIRDGWRAATGTEIFEAYGMSECSTFISNAPARPSAPGTLGRPQLGRHLAIVDEDGAPVARGMPGTIAIHRDDPGLMLRYVGAEDATAEKFAGDWFLTGDLGAMDDDDQISYLGRSDDMMNAGGYRVSPLEVEAALAGLPGVTELAVTDLQVKDDVRVIAAFYTAAEELDEESLKAAAAERLARYKCPRAFIRLDALPRNPNGKLIRKALKRPDPA is encoded by the coding sequence ATGAGAGCTTCGATCTTCGATGAAGGGGCCTTTGCGCCCTGCCCCGCGCCGTTCAACCTTGCGGCACATGTGCTGGCGTCGGGCGCATCGACCCCGGACAAGATCGCGCTGTCGGTGGTCAGGCCCACCGGCGCGCAACGCTGGTCCTACGGGCGGCTGATCACGGCGGTGCGTGGCACGGCCACAGGGCTGCTGGAGGCCGGCCTGCGCCCGGGCGACGTGCTGCTTATGCGGCTGGGGAACACGGTCGATTTCCCGATCGCCTACCTTGGCGCAATTGCTGCCGGTGTGGTGCCGGTGCCGTCCTCGTCGCAACTGACGGCGCCGGAGGTGCAGAAGATCCTCGACCACCTGTCGCCGGCGGCGATCCTCAGGGCAGACGGCGTGCCCTGCCCCGACACCGCCGTGCCGGTCTTCGGACCGGAGGTCTACGAGAGGTGGCACGATCTGCCGCCCGCCGATTACGCCATGGGCGACCCGGAGCGGCTGGCCTACATCGTCTACACATCGGGTACATCCGGGACACCGCGTGCTGTGGGCCATGCGCACCGGGCGATCTGGGCGCGGCAGATGATGATGGACGGCTGGTACGGGCTGGGCGCGGAGGACCGGCTGCTGCACGCGGGCGCGTTCAACTGGACCTTCACGCTGGGCACCGGGCTGATGGACCCCTGGACCGTGGGGGCGACGGCGCTGATCCCGGCGGCGGGCACAGATGCGGCGCAGTTGCCGCTTCTGATGAAGCGCAATGACGTGACGATTTTCGCCGCTGCGCCGGGTGTTTACAGGCAGATCCTGAAGTTCCCGGTCGCGCCGATGCCGCGTTTGCGGCACGGGCTGGCCGCGGGCGAGAAACTGTCGGAAACGATCCGCGACGGCTGGCGCGCGGCGACGGGGACCGAAATCTTCGAGGCCTACGGCATGTCGGAGTGTTCGACCTTCATTTCCAACGCGCCTGCGCGGCCTTCGGCGCCGGGCACGCTGGGCCGTCCGCAGTTGGGCCGTCACCTTGCCATCGTCGATGAAGACGGCGCGCCGGTGGCGCGGGGCATGCCCGGCACCATCGCCATCCATCGCGACGACCCCGGGCTGATGCTGCGGTATGTCGGTGCCGAAGACGCCACGGCAGAGAAGTTCGCCGGCGACTGGTTTCTGACCGGCGATCTTGGCGCGATGGACGATGACGACCAGATCTCGTACCTCGGGCGCTCGGACGACATGATGAACGCGGGCGGCTACCGTGTCTCGCCGCTGGAGGTGGAGGCGGCGCTGGCCGGTCTGCCGGGGGTGACGGAACTGGCGGTCACCGACCTTCAGGTGAAGGACGACGTGCGGGTGATCGCCGCTTTCTACACCGCCGCCGAAGAGCTGGACGAAGAGAGCCTGAAAGCCGCGGCGGCGGAGCGGCTGGCGCGCTATAAGTGCCCCCGCGCGTTCATCCGGCTGGACGCCTTGCCCCGCAATCCCAACGGCAAGCTGATCCGCAAGGCGCTGAAACGGCCCGATCCCGCCTGA